In a single window of the Solea senegalensis isolate Sse05_10M linkage group LG1, IFAPA_SoseM_1, whole genome shotgun sequence genome:
- the LOC122771687 gene encoding vacuolar protein sorting-associated protein 4A-like, with product MMQPDSIFTEKEIVMRKLFVPAKQRGRCIFCLHLSLVTISLLSLQKAISLATRATQEDRAKNYEEALRLYQIAVENFLHVIKYETHRDKAKDSIRAKCTQYLDRAEKLKEYLRNKQQAKKPVKVAQSNEKCNSDSEGENQDKKLQEQLMDAIVMEKPNISWNDVAGLEGAKEALKEAVILPIKFPHLFTGKRTPWRGILLFGPPGTGKSYLAKAVATEANNSTFFSVSSSDLMSKWLGESEKLVKSLFDLARQHKPSIIFIDEVDSLCGSRNENESEAARRIKTEFLVQMQGVGNNSDGVLVLGATNIPWVLDAAIRRRFEKRIYIPLPEEPARAQMFRLHLGNTPHSLSPANLSQLAHNTDGYSGADISIIVRDALMQPVRKVQSATHFKKIQGPSRSNNQLMVDDLLTPCSPGEPEAIEMTWIDVPSDKLLEPIVCMSDMLRSLSTTRPTVRSEDLLKIQKFTEDFGMEG from the exons GTGTATAttctgtcttcatctgtcctTGGTCACAATTTCTCTGTTGTCACTGCAGAAAGCCATTAGTCTGGCGACTAGAGCCACACAAGAAGACAGGGCAAAGAACTATGAGGAGGCCTTACGCCTTTATCAGATCGCTGTGGAAAATTTCCTTCATGTCATCAAAT ATGAGACCCACAGAGACAAGGCAAAGGACAGCATACGAGCCAAATGCACACAGTACCTGGACCGAGCAGAGAAGCTTAAGGAATACCTGAGGAATAAACAACAGGCCAAGAAGCCTGTGAAGGTGGCACAGAGCAATGAAAA GTGTAATAGTGACAGCGAGGGAGAAAACCAAGATAAGAAACTGCAGGAGCAACTTATGG ATGCCATTGTAATGGAGAAGCCCAACATCAGCTGGAACGATGTAGCTGGCCTGGAGGGGGCCAAGGAAGCCCTGAAGGAAGCCGTCATCCTGCCCATCAAATTCCCTCACCTATTCACAG GCAAACGGACTCCATGGAGAGGCATCTTACTGTTCGGTCCTCCGGGGACGGGGAAGTCATACCTGGCCAAGGCCGTAGCCACAGAGGCCAACAACTCCACCTTTTTCTCCGTCTCTTCCTCAGACCTCATGTCCAAGTGGCTGGGAGAGAGCGAGAA GCTAGTGAAGAGTCTTTTTGACCTGGCTCGCCAACACAAACCCTCCATCATCTTTATTGATGAGGTGGACTCACTGTGTGGCTCCAGGAATGAGAACGAGAGCGAGGCTGCCCGTCGCATAAAGACAGAGTTCCTGGTCCAGATGCAGG GTGTGGGAAACAACAGTGATGGTGTCTTGGTGCTGGGAGCCACCAACATCCCCTGGGTGCTTGATGCTGCCATACGCAGAAG GTTTGAGAAGCGCATCTACATCCCACTGCCAGAGGAGCCGGCCCGGGCTCAGATGTTTCGCCTTCATCTGGGCAACACCCCTCACAGTCTGAGCCCGGCCAACCTGTCGCAGCTCGCCCACAACACAGACGGCTACTCAGGAGCTGACATCAGCATCATCGTCCGGGACGCTCTCATGCAGCCAGTCAGGAAGGTCCAATCTGCTACACACTTCAAAAAG ATTCAGGGTCCGTCCCGCAGCAACAACCAGCTGATGGTGGACGACCTCTTGACCCCGTGCTCCCCTGGCGAACCTGAAGCCATAGAGATGACCTGGATTGATGTACCTAGTGATAAGCTACTGGAGCCCATAGTATGCATG TCAGACATGCTGCGCTCTCTGTCCACTACCCGCCCCACGGTCAGAAGTGAAGACCTGCTGAAGATCCAGAAGTTCACAGAGGACTTTGGGATGGAGGGCTAA